The following are encoded in a window of Kaistia algarum genomic DNA:
- the ccmI gene encoding c-type cytochrome biogenesis protein CcmI: MLLWIAMAVLTAAASLAILVPLGRSRAGAVSADPSARAIYRDQLTELDRDRERGLIGEAETDAARLEISRRLLKTDEASAADPAGSSPVRALATFAAVIAIPLIAVGTYLALGSPNLIDQPIAERRAAAADPELESLVLKVETHLAQDPEDGKGWEVLGPVYMRVGRFDDAARAFDNSRRILGATPERDAFFGEAVTRAHGGLVTEEARTAFERALQGDPGNARARFYLAVALSQSGRKDEAIAAWNGLIADSPADAPWLPVAKAELEKVQGGSAGPVATGPMASSQAAPGPTAADVAAASQQTPAARQQMIEGMVAGLAARLDASPDDAEGWARLFRAYIVLGRPADAQAALDKARKALAGNSTVLAAVEKAAADNGVGTAP; the protein is encoded by the coding sequence ATGCTGCTTTGGATCGCCATGGCCGTTCTGACGGCCGCCGCTTCGCTCGCGATACTCGTTCCTCTGGGACGTTCGCGGGCAGGGGCCGTTTCCGCCGACCCATCGGCGCGCGCGATCTATCGCGACCAGCTCACGGAGCTGGATCGCGACCGCGAGCGCGGCCTCATCGGCGAGGCGGAAACCGACGCCGCCCGCCTCGAAATCTCCCGCCGCCTGCTGAAGACCGATGAGGCGAGCGCGGCAGATCCAGCGGGATCGTCCCCTGTCCGGGCTCTTGCGACCTTCGCGGCCGTCATCGCCATTCCGCTCATTGCGGTTGGCACCTATCTGGCGCTGGGCTCCCCCAATCTGATCGACCAGCCGATCGCCGAACGGCGCGCGGCTGCGGCTGACCCCGAGCTGGAAAGCCTGGTGCTCAAGGTCGAGACGCATCTCGCCCAGGATCCGGAAGACGGCAAGGGCTGGGAGGTTCTGGGACCGGTCTATATGCGCGTCGGCCGCTTCGACGACGCCGCCCGCGCCTTCGACAATTCGCGCCGCATACTTGGCGCGACGCCGGAGCGCGACGCCTTCTTCGGCGAGGCGGTGACGCGCGCCCATGGCGGCCTGGTCACGGAAGAGGCGAGGACCGCCTTCGAGCGGGCGCTTCAGGGCGATCCCGGCAATGCCCGCGCGCGCTTCTATCTCGCCGTCGCGCTCAGCCAGTCGGGCCGCAAGGACGAGGCGATCGCGGCGTGGAACGGGCTGATCGCCGATTCGCCCGCCGATGCGCCATGGCTGCCGGTCGCGAAGGCCGAGCTGGAAAAGGTGCAGGGCGGCTCGGCTGGACCGGTTGCGACGGGACCGATGGCTTCCAGTCAGGCCGCACCCGGGCCGACCGCCGCCGATGTCGCCGCGGCGTCCCAGCAGACGCCGGCCGCGCGCCAGCAGATGATCGAGGGAATGGTCGCGGGCCTCGCCGCGCGTCTCGATGCCTCGCCGGACGACGCCGAGGGGTGGGCGCGGCTGTTTCGTGCCTATATCGTGCTGGGGCGTCCGGCCGATGCGCAAGCCGCCCTCGACAAGGCGCGCAAGGCGCTGGCCGGCAACAGCACGGTCCTGGCTGCCGTCGAGAAGGCGGCCGCGGACAACGGCGTCGGCACGGCGCCATGA
- a CDS encoding glycine zipper 2TM domain-containing protein — MRLISLIVVGTTGLMLSACQSPTNQQVGIVGGSAAGALIGNQFGSGSGKVAATVAGGLIGAFVGNAIGVSLDAQAEQQAAQAQMQALENGRPGTPVAWNSGSTRGEVIPGPRYNVNAYECRDYTHEIWIDGQPQTARGTACRQPDGTWRAVD, encoded by the coding sequence ATGAGGCTCATTTCCCTGATCGTCGTCGGCACGACCGGACTGATGCTGTCTGCCTGCCAGTCTCCGACCAACCAGCAGGTGGGCATCGTCGGCGGCTCGGCGGCCGGCGCGCTCATCGGCAACCAGTTCGGCTCGGGGTCCGGCAAAGTCGCGGCGACGGTGGCTGGCGGTCTCATCGGGGCCTTTGTCGGCAATGCCATTGGTGTCAGCCTGGACGCGCAGGCCGAGCAGCAGGCCGCTCAGGCGCAGATGCAGGCGCTTGAGAATGGCCGTCCCGGCACACCTGTCGCGTGGAATTCCGGCAGCACGCGCGGCGAGGTGATTCCGGGCCCGCGCTACAACGTCAATGCCTATGAGTGCCGCGACTATACGCATGAAATCTGGATCGACGGCCAGCCGCAGACGGCGCGCGGCACGGCTTGCCGCCAGCCCGACGGAACGTGGCGGGCGGTCGACTGA